From Chryseobacterium joostei, the proteins below share one genomic window:
- a CDS encoding glycosyltransferase family 2 protein yields MKKISIVIPAYNEEGNVAMIHQKIKEVFDGLSNYDFEIIFVNDGSRDNTQQKLEELSNRYDEVKFIEFSRNFGHQPAVKAGMDCAQGNAVISMDGDLQHPPELIPEMIKKWEEGYDVVFTVRTYPKEISYFKRKTSDLFYKLLSSLSDVNLTKGGGSDFRLMDASAVEVMRKFNEDDLFLRGLTSWMGFKQIGIDFTAAERLYGSSSYNLKKMFTFAFTGITAFSVKPLYLAAYLGFLFSAISVTGYGIYVIHSFIAHTEISGWASLIMTIVFFGGLQLIILGIMGIYLGKIFKQVKDRPNYIIKNKNF; encoded by the coding sequence ATCAGAAAATCAAGGAGGTTTTTGACGGGCTAAGCAACTATGACTTTGAAATCATTTTTGTAAACGATGGAAGCAGAGACAATACACAGCAAAAACTGGAAGAACTTTCCAATAGATATGATGAAGTAAAATTCATTGAATTCTCACGAAACTTTGGCCACCAGCCTGCCGTAAAGGCCGGAATGGATTGTGCTCAGGGAAATGCAGTCATCTCTATGGATGGCGATCTTCAGCATCCGCCTGAACTTATCCCTGAAATGATAAAAAAATGGGAAGAAGGGTATGATGTAGTTTTTACAGTAAGAACCTATCCCAAGGAAATCTCTTATTTTAAAAGGAAAACATCGGATCTTTTCTATAAGCTATTATCAAGCCTTTCTGATGTTAATTTAACGAAAGGAGGCGGTTCAGATTTTAGACTGATGGATGCCAGTGCCGTTGAAGTAATGCGTAAATTCAATGAAGATGATTTATTCCTGAGAGGATTAACAAGCTGGATGGGATTCAAGCAAATCGGAATAGATTTTACAGCAGCAGAAAGACTTTATGGAAGCAGTAGCTATAACCTTAAAAAGATGTTTACCTTTGCATTCACAGGGATTACGGCATTCAGTGTAAAGCCTCTTTATCTTGCTGCTTATCTGGGTTTTCTATTTTCGGCGATCTCAGTCACTGGTTATGGAATTTATGTAATCCATTCCTTCATAGCCCATACAGAAATCTCAGGTTGGGCATCCCTAATCATGACCATTGTGTTCTTTGGAGGACTTCAGCTGATCATCTTGGGAATTATGGGAATTTATTTAGGTAAAATCTTTAAACAAGTGAAAGACAGGCCTAATTATATTATTAAAAACAAAAATTTTTAA
- a CDS encoding polysaccharide deacetylase family protein, with the protein MVLLSFDIEEFDMPLEYKGEIPFEKQISISQTGLERILDILKKYNAKATFFSTVVFAENSKHLIERLLNEGHELASHTWFHSEFEEKHLKDSREKLEELFSTKVTGLRMPRMMPVNEKEVERAGYSYNSSINPTFLPGRYNNLKVSRTYFKEGNVTQVPASVSPNFRIPLFWLSFHNFPLSFYKKLAADTLKKDNYLNIYFHPWEFAEIKEEAFKLPGFTVKNSGKDMVERFDSFVGWLKDKGHTFGTFQEFQKQIER; encoded by the coding sequence ATGGTTTTATTGAGTTTTGACATTGAAGAATTTGATATGCCATTAGAGTATAAGGGTGAAATTCCCTTTGAAAAGCAAATTTCAATTTCGCAAACAGGACTAGAAAGGATCTTGGATATCCTTAAAAAATATAATGCCAAGGCTACCTTTTTTTCTACGGTAGTCTTTGCGGAAAACAGCAAGCACCTTATTGAAAGGTTATTGAATGAGGGGCATGAATTAGCCTCACACACTTGGTTTCATTCAGAGTTTGAAGAAAAACATTTGAAAGATTCCAGAGAAAAGCTGGAAGAATTATTCTCAACAAAAGTAACAGGATTAAGAATGCCGAGAATGATGCCTGTCAACGAAAAAGAAGTTGAAAGAGCAGGGTATTCCTACAATTCTTCCATAAATCCTACATTCTTACCGGGGAGATATAATAATCTAAAAGTATCGAGAACTTATTTTAAAGAAGGAAACGTAACACAGGTACCGGCATCCGTGTCTCCAAACTTCAGAATTCCTTTATTTTGGCTAAGTTTTCATAATTTTCCATTGTCATTCTACAAAAAACTGGCTGCCGATACCTTGAAAAAAGATAACTATCTGAATATCTATTTCCATCCGTGGGAATTTGCAGAAATTAAGGAAGAAGCCTTTAAGCTACCAGGTTTTACTGTAAAAAACTCAGGAAAAGATATGGTAGAAAGATTTGATTCATTTGTTGGCTGGCTAAAAGACAAAGGACATACATTCGGTACATTTCAGGAATTTCAAAAACAAATAGAACGATGA
- a CDS encoding glycosyltransferase family 4 protein translates to MKIAFDAKRFFHNTSGLGNYSRDLVRILSEYYPDNEYLLLNKNKSDRGKDILERPNVRFIETSKGNLSRQLKMGKDAQKQGADIFHGLSGELPLKWDQKPIKKIVTIHDLIFVRYPQYYSFFDRKIHLWKFKKAASIADKIIAISEQTKRDIVQYLNVPESKVEVIYQGCHKAFKEQQSPELIQTAKEKFKLPERFILNVGTIEERKNLLSVVKAISGTEIPMVVVGRKTKYYQKIEKFLKNNKMEKQIIFLEGVSMDELAVIYKLADIFVYPSFFEGFGIPVIEALFSKTVVVTSNTSCLPEAGGKDSVYIDPKNDLDIKAKIQFLWDNESERKRREEKGFEFVQKFNDEPIANELMNLYQKII, encoded by the coding sequence ATGAAGATTGCTTTTGATGCAAAACGTTTTTTTCACAATACGTCCGGCCTGGGCAATTATTCAAGGGATCTTGTAAGAATACTATCCGAGTATTATCCGGATAACGAATATCTGCTGCTTAATAAGAACAAATCTGATCGCGGAAAGGATATTCTGGAACGTCCTAATGTCAGATTTATTGAAACCTCCAAAGGAAACCTTTCCCGACAGTTAAAGATGGGTAAAGATGCCCAAAAGCAAGGTGCCGATATCTTTCATGGTTTATCAGGAGAACTTCCCTTGAAATGGGACCAAAAGCCTATTAAAAAGATTGTTACCATTCATGATTTGATTTTTGTAAGATATCCGCAATATTATTCTTTTTTCGATAGGAAAATACACCTGTGGAAATTTAAGAAAGCCGCGAGTATTGCTGATAAAATTATTGCTATTTCAGAACAGACTAAAAGAGATATTGTTCAGTATCTAAACGTTCCTGAAAGCAAGGTTGAAGTCATTTATCAAGGCTGTCATAAGGCCTTTAAAGAACAGCAGTCTCCTGAGCTTATTCAGACGGCAAAAGAGAAGTTTAAGCTTCCTGAAAGGTTCATTCTTAATGTAGGAACCATTGAAGAGCGTAAGAACCTGTTGAGTGTGGTAAAAGCAATCAGCGGAACTGAAATTCCAATGGTCGTTGTAGGAAGAAAGACAAAATATTATCAGAAAATAGAAAAATTTCTGAAAAACAATAAAATGGAAAAACAGATCATCTTCCTGGAGGGAGTTTCCATGGATGAGCTGGCTGTGATCTATAAGCTGGCAGATATTTTTGTTTATCCAAGCTTTTTTGAAGGCTTCGGAATCCCTGTCATTGAGGCACTTTTTTCAAAAACTGTAGTCGTAACAAGTAATACAAGCTGTCTTCCTGAAGCAGGAGGAAAAGACTCTGTTTACATTGATCCTAAAAATGATTTGGATATCAAAGCCAAGATACAATTTCTATGGGACAATGAATCTGAAAGAAAACGCCGTGAGGAAAAGGGTTTTGAGTTTGTTCAGAAATTTAATGACGAGCCAATTGCCAATGAATTGATGAATCTTTATCAAAAAATTATCTAA
- the hisG gene encoding ATP phosphoribosyltransferase produces MSKLKIAIQKSGRLYEESLQLLKDCGIFVNNGKDQLKVSVDNFPMEIMYLRNSDIPQYLEDGVVDIAIVGENLLIEKQKNIQIVQKLGFSKCRVSIAVPKDIETDDLAYFQGKKIATSYPNTLRNFLEKESITSDIHVISGSVEIAPNIGLADGICDIVSSGSTLFKNGLRETVTLLKSEAVLAQTPELSQDKTAILDKFLFRIKAVLKAKNSKYILMNVPNDKIQKIAEVLPVLKSPTVIPLAEEGWSSIHSVIDEERFWEVIDELKENGAQDILIIPIDKMVI; encoded by the coding sequence ATGAGTAAATTAAAAATTGCGATCCAAAAAAGCGGCCGGCTTTATGAAGAATCCTTACAGCTCCTCAAAGACTGCGGAATCTTCGTCAATAACGGGAAAGATCAGCTTAAAGTTTCCGTAGATAACTTTCCGATGGAAATCATGTATCTCCGGAATTCAGATATTCCACAATACCTTGAAGATGGAGTGGTGGATATTGCCATTGTAGGTGAAAACCTATTGATTGAAAAGCAGAAGAATATTCAGATTGTTCAGAAGCTTGGATTTTCAAAATGCCGCGTATCCATCGCTGTTCCAAAAGATATTGAAACCGATGATCTGGCTTATTTTCAAGGCAAAAAAATTGCCACTTCTTATCCCAATACCCTTAGAAACTTTTTAGAAAAAGAAAGTATTACATCAGATATTCACGTTATTTCCGGTTCTGTGGAAATAGCTCCAAACATCGGTCTGGCGGACGGTATCTGTGATATTGTAAGCTCCGGAAGTACTTTATTCAAAAATGGATTGCGAGAAACAGTTACTTTACTGAAATCAGAAGCTGTTTTAGCTCAAACACCAGAATTATCGCAGGATAAAACGGCTATTCTAGATAAGTTTTTATTCAGAATTAAGGCGGTTTTAAAAGCAAAAAACTCAAAATATATCCTGATGAATGTTCCCAATGATAAAATTCAAAAAATAGCAGAGGTACTTCCTGTACTGAAAAGTCCCACGGTTATTCCATTGGCGGAAGAAGGCTGGAGCAGTATTCATTCTGTGATTGATGAAGAGCGTTTTTGGGAAGTTATAGATGAACTAAAGGAAAATGGGGCGCAGGATATCCTCATCATTCCAATTGATAAAATGGTTATTTAA
- the hisD gene encoding histidinol dehydrogenase, translating into MKIYKYPQREIWADLVKRPTFEQNEISELIAEIFKEVKDNGDRALIEFNKKFDKAQTENISVTDAEIKKAENQISDELKIAIQEAKENISKFHTSQIPEIQKVETTKGVVCWRENRAVEKVGIYIPGGTAPLFSTVLMLAVPANLAGCKEIILCTPPDKDGNINPAILYAAKLCGVSKIFKTGGAQAVAAMTLGTESIPKVYKIFGPGNQFVVAAKEYAQRYGVAIDMPAGPSEVLVIADEQAIPEFCAADLLSQAEHGSDSQVVFLTTDLKVFDETIAAVEQQVRDLPRNEFANQSLENSSFIVMNSLEEAVEFSNLYAPEHLILAINDFEKYIPVIENAGSVFLGNYSCESAGDYASGTNHTLPTNAYARNYSGVSLDSFVKKITFQHLSKEGLQNLGKTIEIMAEAEGLFAHKNAVSIRLK; encoded by the coding sequence ATGAAAATATATAAGTATCCTCAGCGAGAAATTTGGGCAGATTTGGTAAAGCGTCCAACTTTTGAGCAAAATGAAATTTCAGAGTTGATTGCTGAAATTTTTAAGGAAGTTAAAGATAATGGAGATCGGGCTTTAATAGAGTTCAATAAGAAGTTTGACAAGGCTCAGACAGAGAATATTTCTGTTACAGACGCAGAAATTAAAAAAGCAGAAAACCAGATCAGTGATGAATTAAAAATAGCAATTCAGGAGGCAAAGGAGAATATTTCTAAATTTCACACTTCTCAGATTCCGGAAATTCAAAAGGTTGAAACTACAAAGGGAGTGGTTTGTTGGAGAGAGAATAGAGCCGTAGAGAAAGTGGGAATCTACATTCCTGGGGGAACAGCCCCTTTGTTTTCAACAGTATTAATGCTTGCTGTACCTGCAAATCTAGCCGGATGCAAAGAGATTATTCTTTGTACACCACCAGATAAAGATGGGAATATCAATCCTGCTATTTTGTATGCGGCAAAGCTTTGCGGAGTCTCAAAAATCTTTAAAACAGGTGGAGCGCAGGCGGTAGCTGCCATGACCTTAGGAACTGAAAGTATTCCCAAGGTCTACAAGATATTCGGTCCCGGAAATCAGTTTGTGGTGGCCGCAAAAGAATATGCCCAACGCTATGGAGTCGCTATCGATATGCCGGCTGGTCCAAGCGAGGTTCTTGTCATAGCAGATGAGCAGGCGATCCCGGAATTTTGTGCAGCAGATCTTCTTTCACAGGCAGAACACGGAAGTGATAGTCAGGTTGTATTTCTTACGACTGACCTTAAAGTTTTTGATGAGACAATTGCTGCTGTTGAACAACAAGTCAGGGACTTACCTAGAAATGAATTTGCAAATCAATCGCTTGAAAATAGCAGCTTTATAGTAATGAATAGTCTTGAGGAAGCTGTTGAATTCAGCAATCTTTATGCTCCGGAACACCTCATTTTAGCGATCAATGATTTCGAAAAATACATTCCGGTGATTGAAAATGCAGGGTCTGTTTTTCTGGGAAACTATTCCTGTGAAAGTGCCGGAGATTATGCCAGCGGAACCAATCACACGCTCCCTACTAATGCCTATGCAAGGAATTACAGCGGAGTATCTCTGGATAGTTTTGTAAAGAAAATAACGTTTCAGCACTTATCTAAGGAGGGACTTCAGAATCTAGGAAAAACAATCGAGATAATGGCAGAAGCAGAAGGACTGTTTGCCCACAAAAATGCAGTATCAATCAGATTAAAATAA
- the hisC gene encoding histidinol-phosphate transaminase gives MNTISINNLVRENILKLQPYISFRDHNQFNDPAFLDANESPFGECNRYPDSTQRKLKNRLSVLKNVSPSQIAIGNGSDELIDLILKIFCEPKKDSILMMNPSFAMYGFYATINENRVLQINLDENFDIVKDDFLRIVKEQPIKVFFLCSPNNPTGNSVDDIEFYLQNFDGIVVVDEAYIEFSGKKSSLELLTKYPNLIVLQTFSKAWGIAGARVGMAYASEEIIKLINTVKAPYNVNVLSQELILKTLDEETNLQENVSKILAEKEWLQERFKDIKCIDKVFPTDANFFLIKMKNVGKVYDMMLEQEILTSRRDPAIPGCIRINVGNRQDNEKLINLLKNISE, from the coding sequence ATGAACACAATAAGTATCAATAATTTAGTAAGAGAAAATATATTAAAACTACAGCCTTATATCAGTTTTAGGGACCATAATCAATTTAATGATCCTGCCTTTTTAGATGCCAACGAAAGCCCTTTTGGAGAATGTAACCGTTATCCGGATTCAACGCAGAGAAAGCTTAAAAACAGATTGTCAGTACTTAAAAATGTTTCCCCATCACAGATTGCAATAGGAAACGGAAGTGATGAGCTGATAGATTTAATCCTTAAGATTTTCTGCGAACCTAAAAAAGATTCCATTCTGATGATGAATCCATCGTTTGCCATGTATGGTTTTTATGCTACTATTAATGAAAACAGGGTTTTACAGATTAATTTGGATGAAAATTTTGACATTGTAAAAGATGATTTTTTAAGAATTGTAAAAGAGCAGCCCATTAAGGTTTTCTTTTTGTGTTCACCCAATAATCCCACGGGAAATAGTGTAGACGATATTGAATTCTATCTTCAGAATTTTGATGGAATTGTTGTGGTAGACGAAGCCTATATCGAATTTTCCGGAAAGAAGTCAAGTCTGGAACTTTTGACTAAATACCCCAATCTTATTGTTCTTCAGACCTTTTCAAAGGCATGGGGAATTGCAGGTGCAAGAGTGGGAATGGCTTACGCTTCTGAAGAGATTATTAAACTAATCAATACGGTAAAAGCCCCTTACAATGTCAACGTATTAAGTCAGGAATTAATTTTAAAAACGTTGGATGAAGAAACCAATCTTCAGGAAAATGTAAGTAAAATCTTGGCAGAAAAAGAATGGTTACAGGAACGGTTTAAAGATATCAAATGTATTGATAAGGTATTTCCAACGGATGCCAATTTCTTTTTAATTAAAATGAAGAATGTAGGGAAAGTATACGACATGATGCTTGAGCAGGAAATCTTAACCAGCAGAAGAGATCCGGCTATTCCGGGATGCATCAGAATTAATGTAGGAAATCGTCAGGACAATGAAAAACTGATCAATCTTTTAAAAAACATATCAGAATGA
- the hisB gene encoding bifunctional histidinol-phosphatase/imidazoleglycerol-phosphate dehydratase HisB has translation MKKVLFIDRDGTLIIEPPTDFQVDSLEKLEFYPGVFQSLSKIANELDYELVMVTNQDGLGTESFPLEDFIKPQEKMLKTFENEGIIFSEILIDKSFEHEGLPTRKPGTAMLGKYIYGNYDLENSYVIGDRVTDIQLAKNLGSKSIFINQSFNEEASLVTTEWNEIYRFLKDGMRRARVSRKTNETEIDIEVNIDGNGNSEISTGLHFFDHMLEQIARHGNMDLTIKVNGDLAVDEHHTIEDTGIVLGEAIVKALGKKKGIERYGFLLPMDDCLSQVAIDFGGRPWLVWDAEFKREKIGDVPTEMFFHFFKSFTDSSKSNLNIKAEGDNEHHKIESIFKAFAKAIKMAVNQSDANYGLPSTKGSL, from the coding sequence ATGAAAAAAGTACTGTTTATAGATCGGGATGGAACGTTAATTATAGAGCCACCCACAGATTTTCAGGTAGATTCACTGGAAAAACTTGAATTTTATCCAGGTGTTTTTCAAAGTCTGTCCAAAATAGCCAATGAGCTAGATTATGAGCTAGTAATGGTAACCAATCAGGATGGTTTGGGAACTGAAAGCTTTCCTCTGGAAGACTTTATAAAACCGCAGGAAAAGATGCTCAAAACGTTTGAAAATGAAGGAATAATCTTTAGTGAAATTTTAATAGATAAGAGTTTTGAACATGAAGGTTTACCTACCAGAAAACCAGGAACTGCAATGCTTGGGAAATACATCTATGGAAATTACGATCTTGAAAATTCCTATGTAATCGGTGATCGAGTTACGGACATTCAATTAGCTAAAAACTTGGGATCTAAGTCTATTTTTATAAACCAAAGCTTTAATGAGGAAGCAAGCCTTGTTACCACAGAATGGAATGAGATTTATCGCTTCTTAAAAGATGGAATGAGAAGAGCGAGAGTATCCAGAAAAACCAATGAAACAGAAATAGATATTGAAGTTAATATTGATGGAAACGGTAATTCTGAAATTTCAACAGGGCTTCATTTCTTTGATCACATGTTGGAACAGATCGCCAGACACGGAAATATGGACCTTACGATCAAGGTGAACGGAGATCTTGCCGTGGATGAGCACCATACCATTGAAGATACAGGAATTGTACTGGGAGAAGCTATTGTAAAGGCATTGGGAAAGAAAAAAGGTATTGAAAGATATGGTTTCCTGCTTCCTATGGATGATTGTCTGTCGCAGGTAGCCATTGATTTTGGAGGAAGGCCGTGGTTAGTTTGGGATGCTGAATTTAAAAGAGAAAAAATAGGAGATGTTCCTACAGAAATGTTCTTTCACTTTTTTAAATCGTTTACAGATTCCTCAAAATCTAATTTGAATATCAAAGCGGAAGGAGACAATGAACACCACAAGATAGAATCTATTTTCAAGGCATTTGCAAAGGCAATTAAAATGGCTGTTAATCAATCAGATGCCAATTATGGTTTACCCTCAACTAAAGGAAGTTTATAA
- the hisH gene encoding imidazole glycerol phosphate synthase subunit HisH: MIAIIKYNGGNVSSVQNALNRLQVDSVITDDPEVIVNADKVIFPGVGEASSTMKLLKEKGLDLLIPSLKQPVLGICLGMQLMCKANEEGNTEGMGIFDINVKRFPPQGLVPHMGWNTVANQNSSLFSDIEKDDDVYFVHSYYCELSDFTTSVCDYILPFSASLQKDNFYAMQFHPEKSGTIGRQILKNFINLS, encoded by the coding sequence ATGATTGCAATAATAAAATATAACGGTGGAAATGTGAGTTCTGTACAGAATGCATTAAACAGGCTTCAGGTAGACTCTGTAATTACAGATGATCCTGAAGTTATTGTAAATGCTGATAAGGTTATTTTTCCGGGTGTGGGTGAAGCATCTTCTACCATGAAATTATTAAAGGAAAAAGGTCTTGATTTACTTATTCCCAGTCTGAAACAGCCCGTTTTGGGGATTTGTCTGGGAATGCAGTTAATGTGTAAAGCTAATGAGGAAGGAAACACTGAAGGAATGGGGATTTTTGATATCAATGTGAAAAGGTTTCCGCCTCAGGGCCTTGTGCCACATATGGGCTGGAATACTGTTGCAAATCAAAACTCTTCATTATTTTCAGACATTGAAAAAGATGATGATGTCTATTTTGTACACAGTTACTATTGTGAGCTGTCAGACTTTACCACTTCGGTTTGTGACTATATTCTGCCATTCAGTGCGTCTTTACAGAAAGATAATTTCTATGCGATGCAGTTTCACCCGGAAAAATCAGGAACCATTGGTCGTCAAATACTTAAAAACTTTATAAATTTATCATAA
- the hisA gene encoding 1-(5-phosphoribosyl)-5-[(5-phosphoribosylamino)methylideneamino]imidazole-4-carboxamide isomerase, whose product MKIIPAIDIIDGKCVRLSKGDYSTKKIYNENPVEVAREFEDFGIKYLHLVDLDGAKSKHIVNQKVLEDIAGSTSLHIDFGGGLKTEQDIEIAFNSGAKQITLGSIAVQDPEFCYRAIEKYGPEKIILGADCDNRKIKTSGWQEESNEDIIDFILQYQEKGIQSTICTDISKDGMLEGPSTGLYIEILYKTSVQLVASGGISGIMDVHKMKDVGCSGTIIGKAIYEGKISLQQLQNFIENA is encoded by the coding sequence ATGAAGATTATTCCGGCTATTGATATTATTGATGGAAAATGTGTGCGTTTATCAAAAGGTGACTACAGCACAAAGAAAATATACAATGAAAACCCTGTAGAGGTTGCAAGGGAATTTGAAGATTTTGGAATTAAATATCTGCATTTGGTAGATCTTGATGGTGCAAAATCAAAGCATATCGTGAATCAAAAAGTGTTAGAGGATATTGCAGGCTCAACTTCACTTCACATTGATTTTGGAGGTGGATTGAAAACAGAGCAGGATATAGAAATTGCATTCAATTCCGGTGCAAAGCAGATTACGCTAGGAAGTATTGCAGTTCAGGATCCTGAGTTTTGTTATCGCGCCATCGAAAAGTACGGTCCGGAAAAGATCATCCTTGGAGCAGACTGTGATAACAGAAAAATTAAAACCTCCGGATGGCAAGAGGAAAGTAATGAGGATATTATTGATTTCATTCTTCAATATCAGGAAAAAGGAATTCAGAGCACAATATGCACCGATATTTCAAAGGATGGAATGCTGGAAGGTCCCTCAACGGGTCTGTATATTGAAATTTTATACAAAACTTCAGTTCAGTTGGTAGCAAGTGGTGGGATTTCCGGCATCATGGATGTCCATAAAATGAAAGATGTCGGCTGCTCCGGGACAATTATAGGGAAAGCCATTTATGAGGGAAAAATAAGCCTCCAACAACTTCAAAACTTTATTGAAAATGCTTAA
- the hisF gene encoding imidazole glycerol phosphate synthase subunit HisF, with protein sequence MLKKRIIPCLDIKDGCTVKGVNFEDLKNAGDPVELAKKYEQEGADELVFLDITATLEDRKTFVELVRDIAKELSIPFTVGGGISSIEDVRKLLEAGADKISINSSAVKNPKLISDLANEFGSQCIVVAIDTRWVGDVDLVHINGGRKATELTTVEWARQAENFGAGEILLTSMDGDGTKNGFDLRITKLVSENVSIPVIASGGAGTVEDFVQVFNETKATGALAASIFHFNEISIPDLKQQLKTQKIEVR encoded by the coding sequence ATGCTTAAAAAAAGAATTATTCCGTGTCTGGATATTAAAGATGGTTGTACTGTAAAGGGAGTCAATTTTGAGGACTTAAAAAATGCAGGAGATCCCGTAGAACTGGCAAAAAAATATGAACAGGAGGGAGCTGATGAACTTGTTTTTCTTGATATTACTGCAACCCTTGAAGATCGAAAAACATTTGTAGAATTAGTAAGAGATATTGCCAAAGAGTTAAGCATTCCTTTTACGGTAGGCGGTGGAATTTCGTCTATTGAAGATGTCAGAAAACTTTTGGAAGCAGGAGCGGATAAGATTAGTATCAATTCTTCCGCAGTGAAAAATCCAAAGCTTATCTCTGATTTGGCAAATGAATTTGGGAGCCAGTGTATTGTAGTTGCTATTGATACAAGATGGGTAGGAGATGTAGATCTTGTTCATATTAATGGAGGTAGAAAGGCTACCGAGCTTACCACTGTAGAATGGGCAAGGCAGGCAGAGAATTTTGGGGCCGGTGAAATCCTCTTAACTTCTATGGATGGTGACGGAACAAAAAATGGCTTTGATTTACGGATTACAAAACTTGTTTCAGAAAACGTAAGTATTCCTGTCATTGCTTCCGGAGGTGCAGGCACTGTAGAGGACTTTGTTCAAGTATTCAATGAGACCAAGGCTACGGGAGCATTGGCAGCCAGTATATTCCATTTTAATGAAATTAGCATTCCGGATTTAAAACAACAATTAAAAACTCAAAAAATAGAAGTACGATGA
- the hisIE gene encoding bifunctional phosphoribosyl-AMP cyclohydrolase/phosphoribosyl-ATP diphosphatase HisIE, whose product MNIDFNKDNGLVPVVIQDNRTLQVLMLGYMNEEAFEKTKKEKRVTFFSRSKNRLWTKGEESGNFLEVKSIDIDCDQDTILIKVIPTNVVCHTGTFSCFGEKDSKGFLYELEEKISQRIDKKVEDSYTYSLYQRGINKMAQKVGEEAVEVVIEAKDSNDILFKNEAADLLYHFLILLKAKDFSLEDIEKILQDRNK is encoded by the coding sequence ATGAACATTGATTTTAATAAAGATAATGGCCTTGTTCCGGTAGTTATTCAGGACAACAGAACATTGCAGGTTTTGATGCTGGGCTACATGAATGAGGAAGCATTTGAAAAGACAAAAAAAGAAAAAAGGGTAACTTTCTTCAGTCGCTCCAAAAATAGATTATGGACAAAAGGAGAGGAGTCCGGTAATTTTCTGGAAGTGAAAAGTATAGACATAGACTGTGATCAGGATACCATACTAATTAAGGTAATTCCAACGAATGTGGTTTGCCATACAGGAACTTTCAGTTGCTTCGGAGAAAAGGATTCCAAGGGATTTTTATACGAATTGGAAGAGAAGATATCTCAAAGAATTGATAAGAAAGTGGAAGATTCTTATACCTATTCGCTGTATCAGAGAGGGATTAATAAAATGGCTCAAAAAGTAGGAGAGGAAGCTGTAGAAGTAGTGATTGAAGCTAAAGATAGTAATGATATACTTTTTAAAAATGAAGCTGCAGATCTTTTATATCATTTTCTTATCCTATTGAAAGCAAAAGACTTTTCGTTGGAAGATATAGAAAAAATTCTTCAAGACAGAAATAAATGA